From the genome of Nitrosarchaeum sp., one region includes:
- a CDS encoding 5-formyltetrahydrofolate cyclo-ligase, which yields MKDNSEKTSLRKFLLDKRDSTSFDLMKIISKAIQKRLKKIDSFRNAKKIGMYYPIGSEIMTQDIIQEALSEGKEVFLPKVVGKNIEFRKIESVSNLENGSFDIMEPRNECPMDNNLDIILVPTVGISQKGVRLGYGHGFYDRFLAENKIETISITMEKQIVKNIPASEHDITINWIVTEDRIIDTSKIR from the coding sequence TTGAAAGATAATTCAGAAAAAACATCATTAAGAAAATTTCTTCTTGATAAAAGAGATAGTACTTCATTTGATTTAATGAAAATCATAAGCAAAGCAATACAAAAAAGACTAAAAAAAATTGATTCGTTCAGAAATGCAAAAAAAATAGGGATGTATTACCCCATCGGAAGTGAAATAATGACACAAGATATCATCCAAGAAGCACTAAGTGAAGGAAAAGAAGTATTTTTGCCCAAAGTAGTTGGAAAAAATATAGAATTTAGAAAGATTGAGAGTGTTAGCAATCTAGAAAATGGATCTTTTGACATAATGGAACCTCGTAATGAATGCCCAATGGATAACAATCTAGACATCATATTGGTTCCAACAGTAGGAATTTCACAAAAGGGAGTAAGATTGGGATATGGTCATGGATTTTATGATAGATTTTTAGCTGAAAATAAAATTGAAACAATTTCAATAACAATGGAAAAACAAATAGTAAAAAACATACCAGCTTCAGAACATGACATAACAATTAATTGGATTGTTACTGAAGATAGAATAATCGATACATCAAAGATAAGATAG
- the ileS gene encoding isoleucine--tRNA ligase — MELSSKFDAKSIESEIKAYVKSIDIEKLIFESNKPEKIMFIEGPPTMNGIPHAGHLRGRVIKDLWYRFNTLKGKKIVFNGGWDTQGLPVELQAEKELGVTGGKSEVIEKVGIEKLVEECKRIVKKFNTKWVEVDELLGMSFNHNKAYWTYRDEFIEREWKILKKAHENKILEEDFTVIAYCPSCQTSLSHAEVNQGYEEVKDPSLYYKVKLRDENTYLIVWTTMPFTLVTDAMVGLNPDEDYACVKVENEKWIIGKTRLEEFFKEVNIEGYEIVNTIKGSEFEGKKYIHPLLDLIPGLDECAKENNFHVAVSEEFVDATTGSGLVHLSPANGEEDIKIANKRKVKVFSPINDQVKFTDLAGKYEGMFVRDADRIIVDDLKERNALVKIGKIKHKYPLCWRSHHPIVWLARKGWFYKLDRLDDKAINAAESVEYFFEQPKNRFLGIIKEKHPWCISRERIWGCPLPVWICNDCKKQNWFFTRKDIVESSAKLPDGPNFELHRPWIDNIIIKCKHCSSTNTKREEYVLDTWHNSGSAPYSSLTDEEYSKNIPAPFFTEGIDQTRGWAYTLLIENVILNNGPIPPFKSFLFQGHVLDEKGGKMSKSLGNVIDGEELLKKYPTDLIRFYFIWKASPIEPLSFSTDELMSRPYQVINTLFNLHLYFKQNSEYDEFDETKTISWAKENGLLTSPDIWLVSKLQKLIKKITERNESCKFHEAAKSIDDFIINNLSQIYIPITRSELWDDNESKKNRRLAIYAVLSDVLRTLDILIHPLCPFTSEYLYQTVFDGKKSILLDKWPQYKEALVNDEIEESFDIMKDVVSISSAARMKGKLKRRWPLAEALICVSKGQKKKLESLSNLLMSQLNVEKFTIYETEKESGLNQILELKQLNLPLISVVELERKKIGPKAKQHMGKLVNMFSETNREEIITSLQKQGHHDYKIDGEKISLDKDDFIVDFDAKEEFAVSKRDNYIVFISTSRNKEMMARGLVKDIARRLQTLRKERGYNPTDILNVASILDLDEESLEMIKEKSEDLAFLVRVKKVDFAESCKEYKDEDIDGQKIRISVE; from the coding sequence ATGGAACTTTCATCGAAATTTGATGCAAAATCAATTGAGTCAGAAATTAAAGCATATGTCAAATCAATCGACATTGAAAAATTAATCTTTGAATCAAACAAGCCTGAAAAGATCATGTTTATTGAAGGCCCTCCAACTATGAATGGAATTCCACACGCAGGACATCTTAGAGGACGTGTAATCAAGGATCTTTGGTACAGATTCAATACCTTGAAAGGAAAAAAAATTGTATTTAATGGGGGTTGGGATACACAAGGACTTCCTGTGGAATTACAGGCAGAAAAAGAACTTGGAGTAACTGGAGGTAAATCAGAAGTTATTGAAAAAGTAGGAATTGAAAAACTAGTTGAAGAATGTAAGAGGATTGTAAAAAAATTCAATACAAAATGGGTAGAAGTAGATGAATTACTTGGAATGTCATTTAATCACAACAAAGCATATTGGACTTATCGAGATGAATTTATTGAAAGAGAATGGAAGATACTAAAAAAAGCACATGAAAATAAAATATTAGAAGAAGATTTTACAGTAATTGCGTATTGCCCTAGTTGTCAAACGTCACTTAGCCATGCAGAAGTCAATCAAGGATATGAAGAAGTTAAAGATCCATCATTATACTACAAAGTTAAACTCAGAGATGAAAACACATACCTAATTGTTTGGACAACAATGCCTTTCACATTAGTTACAGATGCAATGGTTGGGTTGAATCCAGATGAAGATTATGCGTGTGTCAAAGTAGAAAACGAAAAATGGATCATAGGAAAAACAAGACTCGAGGAATTTTTCAAAGAAGTAAATATTGAAGGATATGAAATTGTAAATACTATAAAAGGTTCAGAGTTTGAAGGAAAAAAATACATTCACCCACTTTTAGATTTAATTCCAGGATTAGATGAATGTGCAAAAGAAAATAATTTCCATGTAGCAGTATCAGAAGAATTTGTAGATGCCACAACAGGTAGCGGGTTGGTTCATTTATCCCCTGCAAATGGTGAGGAAGATATCAAAATTGCAAATAAAAGAAAAGTCAAAGTGTTCAGCCCAATAAATGATCAGGTAAAGTTCACTGATTTAGCTGGAAAGTACGAAGGCATGTTTGTCAGAGACGCTGACAGAATAATCGTAGACGATCTAAAGGAGCGAAATGCATTAGTAAAGATAGGTAAAATTAAGCACAAATACCCGCTGTGTTGGAGATCTCATCACCCAATTGTATGGCTAGCACGAAAAGGATGGTTTTACAAACTAGACAGATTAGATGACAAAGCAATCAATGCAGCAGAAAGCGTAGAGTACTTTTTTGAACAACCAAAAAATAGATTTTTAGGAATTATTAAAGAAAAGCACCCATGGTGTATATCCCGAGAAAGAATTTGGGGATGTCCATTACCAGTTTGGATATGCAATGATTGTAAAAAACAAAATTGGTTTTTTACAAGAAAAGATATTGTTGAATCATCTGCAAAATTACCAGATGGTCCAAATTTTGAGTTGCATCGTCCTTGGATTGATAACATCATCATAAAATGCAAACATTGTAGCAGTACTAATACAAAAAGAGAAGAGTACGTACTTGACACATGGCATAACAGTGGGTCAGCTCCATATTCATCATTAACAGATGAAGAATATTCAAAAAATATTCCAGCTCCGTTTTTCACAGAAGGTATTGATCAAACTAGAGGATGGGCATATACACTATTGATAGAAAACGTGATTCTAAATAATGGACCAATTCCACCATTCAAGTCATTTTTGTTTCAGGGTCATGTACTTGATGAAAAAGGTGGTAAGATGAGTAAAAGTTTAGGAAATGTAATTGATGGTGAAGAACTACTAAAAAAATACCCAACTGATTTGATTAGATTTTATTTTATTTGGAAGGCAAGCCCGATAGAACCACTTAGCTTTAGCACTGATGAATTAATGTCAAGACCATATCAAGTAATAAACACGTTATTTAATTTACATCTGTATTTTAAACAAAACAGCGAGTATGATGAATTTGATGAAACAAAAACCATTTCATGGGCAAAAGAAAACGGTCTGTTAACCTCACCAGATATTTGGCTGGTATCTAAATTACAAAAATTAATTAAAAAAATCACGGAACGTAACGAATCTTGCAAGTTTCACGAAGCTGCAAAGTCTATTGATGATTTTATTATAAACAATCTAAGTCAAATTTACATCCCAATTACTAGAAGTGAGTTATGGGATGATAATGAGTCAAAAAAGAACAGAAGACTGGCAATTTATGCAGTACTAAGCGATGTCCTCAGAACATTAGATATCTTAATTCATCCGCTTTGCCCATTTACTAGCGAATATCTCTATCAAACAGTATTTGACGGAAAAAAGAGCATATTGCTTGACAAATGGCCACAATACAAAGAGGCTTTAGTAAATGATGAGATTGAAGAATCATTTGACATCATGAAAGATGTTGTTTCAATTTCATCAGCTGCAAGAATGAAGGGAAAATTAAAACGAAGATGGCCACTCGCTGAAGCATTAATCTGTGTAAGTAAAGGTCAAAAGAAAAAACTAGAATCACTTTCTAATTTACTAATGTCACAGCTAAACGTAGAGAAATTTACAATTTATGAGACAGAAAAAGAATCAGGATTAAACCAAATCTTAGAATTAAAACAACTAAACTTACCACTAATATCAGTAGTTGAATTAGAACGAAAAAAAATCGGTCCAAAAGCAAAACAACATATGGGAAAACTGGTCAACATGTTTTCTGAAACTAACAGAGAAGAGATCATAACATCACTTCAAAAACAAGGACATCATGATTATAAAATTGACGGAGAAAAAATTTCATTAGACAAAGATGATTTTATAGTTGATTTTGATGCAAAAGAAGAATTTGCGGTTTCAAAAAGAGACAACTACATTGTATTCATATCAACTTCAAGAAATAAAGAGATGATGGCAAGAGGATTAGTAAAAGATATTGCAAGACGATTACAGACTCTAAGAAAAGAAAGAGGATATAATCCAACAGACATTCTAAATGTTGCATCAATACTTGATTTAGATGAAGAGTCATTAGAGATGATTAAAGAAAAATCAGAGGATTTGGCATTTTTAGTCAGAGTCAAAAAAGTAGATTTTGCAGAATCATGCAAAGAATACAAAGATGAGGACATTGATGGTCAAAAAATAAGAATTTCAGTAGAATAA
- a CDS encoding bifunctional 5,10-methylenetetrahydrofolate dehydrogenase/5,10-methenyltetrahydrofolate cyclohydrolase translates to MAGIKIDGKEIAQSVKNRVRKAVEELKNQGINPCLATVLVGDNPASATYVKNKHKACEEVGIITKDFKFASEISQLELNKKIDDLNKDKTVHGILVQLPLPSQLDEFFTTSRISPLKDVDGLTPHNVGLLAMRKAALVACTPLGVMEMFDYYKIDLDGKNVVLINRSNLVGKPLYHLLLARNATVITCHSKTKNIKELCQHADIIITAVGDRNKFTLTPDMIKKDAIVIDVAISRYNEKLVGDTDYEQIIQKASYATPVPGGVGPMTVAMLLKNTITAASLSSQIER, encoded by the coding sequence ATGGCGGGCATAAAAATAGACGGTAAAGAAATAGCCCAGTCAGTAAAAAATAGAGTTAGAAAAGCTGTTGAAGAATTAAAAAATCAAGGGATCAATCCATGTTTGGCAACTGTTCTAGTTGGAGACAATCCAGCATCTGCTACTTATGTTAAAAACAAGCACAAAGCATGTGAAGAAGTCGGAATTATCACTAAAGATTTCAAGTTTGCTTCAGAAATTAGCCAATTAGAATTAAATAAAAAAATTGATGATCTAAATAAAGATAAAACTGTTCACGGAATTTTAGTACAACTACCGTTACCAAGTCAATTAGATGAATTTTTCACAACATCAAGAATTTCTCCTCTAAAAGATGTGGATGGTCTCACTCCACATAATGTAGGATTATTAGCAATGAGAAAAGCTGCACTTGTAGCATGTACGCCATTAGGAGTAATGGAAATGTTTGATTATTACAAGATAGATTTGGATGGCAAAAATGTAGTTTTAATTAATCGAAGTAATTTAGTTGGAAAACCACTATATCATTTACTTTTAGCAAGAAATGCAACCGTGATTACATGTCATTCTAAAACAAAGAATATCAAAGAATTATGTCAACATGCAGATATTATAATTACAGCTGTTGGAGATAGAAACAAGTTCACATTAACACCAGATATGATAAAAAAAGATGCAATAGTAATCGATGTTGCAATATCAAGATACAACGAAAAATTAGTTGGAGATACAGATTATGAACAAATTATTCAAAAAGCATCATATGCAACGCCTGTTCCAGGAGGAGTAGGACCTATGACAGTTGCAATGTTGTTGAAAAATACAATAACAGCCGCATCATTAAGTAGTCAAATTGAAAGATAA
- a CDS encoding ATP-grasp domain-containing protein, which produces MRLLEFQAKELFRNYGINLLPSKASTTIEEGRKHAKELGYPFVIKIQVPVGGRGKAGGIQKCQNDDEFELKYPQVLGLTIKGEKARAILLEKMADIKKELYLSLFLNRSKRCYTIIASPEGGVEIESVKNQIIKEVGLGEVSDQVAREVAKEMKLEGKAADDFVDILQKLAKLTVEKEAELAEINPLAIMQDGSLIALDGKFVTDDNSNFRHDELQKYQEKTEIEERAEKSGFSLVELDGDIAVVGNGAGLVMSTLDMLSDNGGKPACFLDVGGGATTDSVYEALTLISKMHRVKGILVNLYGGIVKTTVVAEAFLKAYDDKLINLPVFARLKGTESDKAKEMLKDSRTKIFDSVEEAINAVVMGIKR; this is translated from the coding sequence ATGCGTCTATTAGAGTTTCAAGCAAAAGAGTTGTTTAGAAACTATGGAATTAATCTCCTTCCAAGCAAAGCATCTACAACTATAGAGGAAGGCAGAAAACATGCAAAAGAATTAGGATATCCATTTGTAATTAAAATTCAAGTTCCCGTAGGAGGTAGAGGAAAAGCCGGAGGCATTCAAAAATGTCAAAATGATGACGAATTTGAGTTAAAATATCCACAAGTGTTAGGCTTGACAATTAAAGGAGAAAAAGCAAGAGCAATTTTACTTGAAAAGATGGCAGATATCAAAAAAGAGTTGTACCTGTCATTATTTTTGAATCGATCAAAAAGGTGCTATACAATTATTGCATCGCCTGAAGGAGGAGTTGAAATTGAATCAGTTAAAAATCAGATTATTAAAGAAGTTGGCCTAGGTGAAGTTTCAGATCAAGTAGCAAGAGAAGTTGCAAAAGAGATGAAACTAGAAGGTAAAGCCGCAGATGACTTTGTAGACATATTACAAAAGTTAGCAAAACTTACAGTTGAAAAAGAAGCTGAGCTTGCAGAGATAAATCCGCTAGCAATTATGCAAGATGGTTCATTGATAGCACTTGATGGAAAATTTGTAACAGATGACAACAGCAACTTTAGACATGATGAATTACAAAAGTATCAAGAAAAAACAGAGATTGAAGAAAGAGCAGAAAAAAGTGGATTTTCACTTGTAGAATTAGATGGAGATATTGCAGTTGTTGGAAACGGTGCAGGACTAGTAATGTCTACACTGGATATGTTATCTGATAACGGAGGCAAACCAGCATGTTTCTTGGATGTGGGAGGTGGTGCAACAACTGATTCAGTTTATGAAGCACTAACTTTGATTAGCAAAATGCATAGAGTTAAAGGAATTTTAGTTAATCTTTATGGTGGAATTGTAAAAACTACAGTAGTTGCAGAAGCATTTCTAAAAGCATATGATGATAAATTGATTAACTTACCAGTGTTTGCAAGACTAAAAGGTACAGAATCAGACAAAGCAAAAGAAATGTTGAAAGATTCTAGAACAAAAATTTTTGATTCAGTAGAAGAAGCAATTAATGCAGTAGTTATGGGAATTAAAAGATGA
- a CDS encoding inorganic diphosphatase, which yields MSKNFWHDIESGVDIPEIVNVIVEIPKGSMNKYEYDKKHNMIKLDRVLFSPFHYPGDYGLIPQTLSEDGDPLDALVLVTNPTYPGILIEARPIGLLQMKDDGNPDDKIICVSTNDPRYLHTVDITDVEDHFRSEIGHFFQVYKDLEGKKVEILGWKGAIEAKEIIVESIKRYKETLKKY from the coding sequence ATGAGTAAAAATTTTTGGCATGATATAGAATCAGGAGTAGACATTCCAGAGATTGTTAATGTCATAGTTGAGATTCCAAAAGGATCCATGAACAAATATGAATACGATAAAAAACACAACATGATAAAACTAGACCGAGTATTATTTTCACCATTTCATTATCCAGGAGATTACGGTTTAATTCCTCAAACACTTTCAGAAGATGGCGACCCACTTGACGCCCTTGTATTGGTAACAAATCCAACATACCCAGGAATTCTAATCGAGGCAAGACCGATTGGATTGTTACAAATGAAAGATGATGGAAATCCAGATGACAAAATTATCTGTGTTTCAACAAATGATCCAAGGTATCTTCATACGGTAGACATTACAGATGTAGAAGATCATTTCCGCTCAGAGATTGGGCATTTTTTCCAGGTCTACAAAGATTTGGAAGGGAAAAAAGTTGAGATATTAGGTTGGAAAGGAGCTATAGAAGCAAAAGAGATCATCGTGGAATCAATCAAAAGATACAAAGAGACTTTAAAAAAATATTGA
- the purD gene encoding phosphoribosylamine--glycine ligase: MVNVLVIGSGGREHALSWKLSQSPKIDTVFTAPGNGGTENNVSINVDDLDSLADFAKKNNCFTVVGPEIPLAAGIVDKFNQMNLKIFGPSKNAAQLESSKIWAKNFMKRNGIQTAKFEIFDDPKKAEEYVKSLDYNVVVKADGLASGKGVIVCNSSDEAIAAINSILVKKAFGNAGNRIIVEERIDGIEASYIALCDGVTAIPMASSQDHKRIFDDDKGPNTGGMGAYSPTPVINDILAEKIQKKIIHKTIQSMKNEGIIFKGFLYAGVMIRNNEPYVLEFNARMGDPECQPIMMRMDFDLYDYFVASVDGTLSSMPTPKWKCQSAVCIVLASQGYPESYPSGEEITGFDLIPKNAIVFHAGTKKQNGKILSNGGRVLGVTALGDTLSSAISNAYAAVDKITWPSKFCRMDIGKKGLSYL; this comes from the coding sequence TTGGTTAATGTTTTAGTCATTGGTTCGGGTGGACGAGAACATGCACTATCTTGGAAATTATCACAAAGTCCAAAGATTGATACTGTATTTACTGCACCTGGAAATGGTGGAACTGAAAACAATGTTTCAATTAATGTTGATGATCTTGATTCCCTTGCAGACTTTGCAAAAAAGAATAATTGTTTTACTGTAGTTGGTCCAGAGATTCCGCTTGCAGCAGGAATTGTCGATAAATTTAATCAAATGAATTTGAAAATTTTTGGACCCTCTAAAAATGCAGCACAATTAGAATCTAGTAAAATCTGGGCAAAAAATTTCATGAAAAGAAATGGAATTCAAACAGCAAAATTTGAAATCTTTGATGATCCAAAAAAAGCAGAAGAATATGTAAAATCTCTTGATTATAATGTTGTAGTTAAAGCTGATGGCCTTGCCTCTGGAAAAGGAGTAATAGTTTGTAATAGCTCTGATGAAGCAATCGCAGCAATTAATTCTATATTGGTAAAAAAGGCATTTGGCAATGCTGGTAATAGAATTATTGTGGAAGAGAGGATTGATGGAATTGAAGCTTCTTACATTGCATTATGTGATGGAGTAACTGCAATACCTATGGCGTCAAGCCAAGATCACAAAAGAATTTTTGATGATGATAAAGGCCCTAATACTGGAGGTATGGGTGCATATTCTCCAACTCCTGTCATTAATGATATCCTTGCTGAAAAGATCCAAAAAAAAATTATCCATAAAACAATTCAATCAATGAAAAATGAGGGAATTATTTTCAAAGGATTCCTTTATGCCGGAGTAATGATTAGAAACAATGAACCATATGTTTTAGAATTTAATGCACGTATGGGTGACCCAGAATGTCAACCCATTATGATGAGGATGGATTTTGATTTGTATGATTATTTTGTTGCAAGTGTAGATGGTACATTATCTTCTATGCCTACACCAAAATGGAAATGCCAATCAGCTGTTTGTATTGTTTTGGCATCTCAAGGATATCCTGAATCTTATCCATCAGGTGAAGAAATAACTGGATTTGATTTGATTCCAAAAAATGCTATTGTTTTTCATGCCGGAACAAAAAAACAAAATGGAAAAATTCTATCAAATGGCGGTAGAGTATTAGGAGTCACTGCACTTGGTGATACATTATCTTCTGCAATTTCAAATGCATATGCTGCAGTAGATAAAATCACTTGGCCAAGCAAATTTTGCAGAATGGATATTGGTAAAAAAGGTCTATCTTATCTTTGA
- a CDS encoding antibiotic biosynthesis monooxygenase produces the protein MELNWNNFMFVVISDVQIKSESLIIFKNWFSESNKTVSKFDGFVNRRLLETKDGKHRILVEFENLEKFSKMHQSPEHEKLHSMAASFMEKLPEPKFYTVVSQ, from the coding sequence ATGGAACTAAATTGGAATAATTTTATGTTTGTAGTAATATCTGACGTTCAAATAAAATCTGAATCTCTTATTATCTTTAAAAATTGGTTTTCAGAATCAAATAAAACAGTATCAAAATTTGATGGTTTTGTAAATAGACGTCTTTTGGAAACGAAAGATGGCAAACATAGGATATTAGTTGAATTTGAAAATCTTGAAAAATTCAGTAAAATGCATCAAAGTCCTGAACATGAAAAACTTCATTCCATGGCTGCATCCTTTATGGAAAAATTACCTGAACCTAAATTTTATACTGTAGTCTCACAATAA
- a CDS encoding cupin domain-containing protein — MNLVFDVNKYIEKIKKSDNYFHTFINKENLATGVLVLQPGEEDTQEPHDSDEVYFVIKGNGFLKIKNKDYEISENKMYFVEKKIPHFFHGNSKELVVLYFFSGFDS; from the coding sequence ATGAATCTAGTTTTTGACGTAAACAAATACATTGAAAAAATAAAAAAAAGTGATAACTACTTTCATACTTTTATCAATAAAGAAAATTTAGCTACAGGTGTGCTCGTATTGCAACCTGGAGAAGAAGACACTCAAGAACCACATGATAGTGATGAAGTATATTTTGTAATCAAAGGTAACGGTTTTTTAAAAATAAAAAACAAAGACTATGAGATTTCTGAAAATAAAATGTATTTTGTAGAGAAAAAAATTCCTCACTTTTTCCATGGCAATTCAAAAGAATTAGTTGTATTGTATTTTTTTAGTGGATTTGATTCTTAG
- a CDS encoding CoA-binding protein, producing MTDIFKILKGTPEDSDYKKKGVIVQGITGAYGSLHAKNMITYGTNIVAGVTPGKGGQKFENKVPIYNTVKEAVDASGAKISIIFVPAKFFLGAAKEALEAGIKLLVAIPEHVPVRDTMEVLDLANKKGAVIIGPNTPGIMIPELIKIGIMPATPFKAGKIAVLSKSGTLLYEISDALTSAGFGQSITIGIGGDPINGTRMIDAFDMIKDIPDLEGLVVVGEIGGDSEEILAQRIIDIGFKKPTVAYIAGRAAPKEKRMGHAGAIVMGTYGSAESKVSMFNKANIPVAKRPSQVPVLLAGKMQQSD from the coding sequence ATGACAGATATTTTCAAAATACTAAAAGGTACTCCTGAAGATTCAGATTACAAGAAAAAAGGGGTAATTGTTCAAGGTATCACTGGAGCATATGGTTCACTTCATGCAAAAAACATGATAACTTATGGAACCAACATTGTTGCAGGGGTAACTCCAGGAAAAGGCGGTCAGAAATTTGAAAACAAGGTGCCAATTTACAATACAGTTAAAGAAGCAGTTGATGCAAGTGGTGCAAAAATTTCAATTATTTTTGTTCCAGCAAAATTCTTTTTGGGAGCTGCAAAAGAGGCACTTGAAGCAGGAATCAAACTACTAGTTGCAATTCCAGAACATGTTCCAGTTAGAGACACAATGGAAGTATTAGATTTAGCAAATAAAAAAGGCGCAGTAATTATCGGACCCAATACTCCAGGAATAATGATTCCAGAATTAATAAAAATTGGAATCATGCCAGCAACTCCATTTAAGGCAGGAAAGATTGCCGTGTTATCAAAAAGCGGTACATTACTTTATGAAATTTCAGATGCACTTACAAGTGCAGGATTTGGACAGTCAATAACGATAGGAATTGGAGGAGACCCAATTAACGGAACTAGAATGATTGATGCATTTGATATGATAAAAGACATTCCAGATTTAGAAGGATTAGTAGTAGTTGGAGAGATAGGAGGAGATTCGGAAGAAATTTTGGCTCAACGAATTATAGATATTGGATTCAAAAAACCAACTGTAGCATACATTGCAGGAAGAGCTGCTCCAAAAGAAAAGAGAATGGGGCATGCAGGGGCCATAGTGATGGGAACGTATGGTTCTGCAGAATCAAAGGTATCGATGTTTAACAAGGCAAACATTCCAGTGGCAAAAAGACCGTCTCAGGTGCCAGTACTACTAGCAGGAAAAATGCAACAATCCGATTAG
- a CDS encoding helix-turn-helix domain-containing protein, protein MISELTLFDNESETELYQHKITLEKIKNELINFGLTANQSKVFIYLGKYGPKTASEIAKALQLPRTETYHLVNSLQNLGLVIAQMEHPTKYSAMEMKQAIETLVKQEQQRVDSLAGKEESLSELWKQVPFFVVETDESKSEKMQLLHGMGPIINKIKEMVGTSTESIKIYGSIPDVLQFYHSDVFDWIDESKSEMEMVISPLSKTPEFISELDQKKIRAITFDSDNKCFVINDKKEVLIFMRNATHATRQTFAWWSDSETLVDMMNSLFDLSWEKGETLY, encoded by the coding sequence ATGATTTCAGAACTAACTCTTTTTGATAACGAGTCTGAGACTGAACTGTATCAACATAAAATAACTCTTGAGAAAATCAAGAATGAATTAATCAATTTTGGATTAACTGCAAATCAAAGTAAGGTGTTTATCTATCTAGGTAAGTATGGTCCAAAAACAGCTTCTGAAATAGCAAAAGCGCTTCAGTTACCTAGAACTGAGACATACCACCTGGTAAACTCTCTCCAAAATTTGGGATTGGTAATTGCTCAGATGGAACATCCTACCAAGTATTCTGCAATGGAGATGAAACAAGCAATTGAAACCCTGGTAAAACAAGAACAACAACGAGTTGACTCTTTGGCTGGTAAAGAAGAATCTCTCTCAGAATTGTGGAAACAGGTACCATTTTTTGTAGTGGAGACTGACGAGTCAAAATCTGAAAAGATGCAATTGCTTCATGGCATGGGCCCAATCATAAACAAAATAAAAGAAATGGTTGGAACCAGTACTGAATCTATCAAAATCTATGGAAGTATTCCCGACGTTTTACAATTCTATCATTCGGATGTGTTTGATTGGATTGATGAATCTAAATCTGAAATGGAAATGGTCATCTCACCATTAAGTAAAACTCCTGAGTTTATCTCTGAATTAGATCAGAAAAAAATCCGAGCAATTACCTTTGATTCCGATAACAAGTGTTTTGTCATTAATGACAAAAAAGAGGTTTTAATCTTTATGAGAAATGCAACTCATGCAACAAGACAAACTTTTGCATGGTGGTCCGATTCTGAAACTCTAGTAGATATGATGAATTCGTTATTTGATCTATCTTGGGAAAAAGGAGAGACATTATATTGA
- the dps gene encoding DNA protection during starvation protein — translation MSDSKIPVVGINVLKQNGLDVEELKKLLIQNASVEFTAYYYFTNLRAHCTGLEGEGLKGIIEDARLEDLSHFEACLERIYQLGGSLPNDATQFIKMSGCEFLQLPANPTDHKAILEKCLKAEQGAIVNWDKVCKMTFGKDPTTYDIAKDILAEEIEHESWFLELIYGRPSGHMRRKYSGERPHTRKHSRALDMA, via the coding sequence ATGTCCGATTCAAAAATCCCAGTTGTTGGAATCAATGTTCTAAAACAAAATGGCTTGGACGTAGAGGAACTAAAAAAACTATTGATTCAAAACGCATCAGTAGAATTTACTGCCTACTACTACTTTACCAATTTGAGGGCACATTGTACAGGCTTGGAGGGAGAAGGACTCAAGGGAATTATCGAAGATGCAAGATTAGAAGATCTTAGCCACTTTGAAGCATGTCTTGAGAGAATTTATCAATTAGGAGGCTCACTTCCAAATGACGCTACACAATTCATCAAAATGTCAGGGTGTGAGTTCTTACAGCTTCCAGCAAATCCAACAGATCACAAGGCGATACTAGAAAAATGTCTCAAAGCCGAACAAGGAGCAATTGTAAATTGGGACAAAGTATGTAAAATGACTTTCGGAAAAGATCCTACAACATACGACATTGCAAAAGATATTTTGGCAGAAGAGATCGAACATGAGTCTTGGTTCCTAGAATTAATCTACGGAAGACCATCAGGACACATGAGAAGAAAATATTCTGGAGAAAGACCACATACCAGAAAACATTCTAGAGCACTTGATATGGCATAA